A window from Candidatus Lokiarchaeota archaeon encodes these proteins:
- a CDS encoding AAA family ATPase encodes MKSLALHSYKGGTGRTTISANIAALLAKDGNNVAILDMDFWSPTIHTIFRTKSKSAFVHEYLSGEIDYHELFTDLTSAFDLPGRLLVGVGDSRIDVIRQNLEHDREWYQNALARLLYLKEKLSDEGIDYFIMDCSPGIHSCTVNAIVACDLTLVLCRVNNFDIDGTIQLREGLYNRLDKETTLLFNMVPSQMMQKSRLSQVEETIEESCGQDSVISGYLQYYPEIPLGMGVEIHALTQPSLGFVTDLKMVVSRLSIVANYATSAIGEQI; translated from the coding sequence ATGAAATCACTAGCATTGCATAGCTACAAGGGTGGAACCGGAAGGACGACAATTAGCGCCAATATAGCTGCTCTTCTTGCGAAGGATGGCAATAATGTAGCTATTCTTGACATGGATTTCTGGTCACCAACGATTCATACAATATTCCGAACAAAATCCAAGTCAGCATTTGTCCACGAGTATCTGTCTGGAGAAATTGACTACCACGAGCTGTTTACAGATTTAACATCAGCTTTTGACCTACCTGGAAGACTATTAGTAGGAGTTGGGGACTCACGAATAGATGTGATTCGACAGAATCTAGAGCATGATCGAGAGTGGTATCAGAATGCCTTGGCACGTCTTCTGTATCTTAAAGAGAAACTAAGCGATGAAGGAATTGATTACTTCATCATGGATTGCTCTCCAGGCATTCATTCATGCACCGTAAACGCCATTGTGGCCTGTGATTTGACATTGGTCTTATGTAGAGTAAACAACTTCGACATCGATGGAACTATTCAGCTCCGAGAAGGACTCTATAACCGTCTTGATAAAGAAACCACATTGCTCTTCAATATGGTTCCTTCACAGATGATGCAAAAATCACGCCTGTCTCAAGTGGAGGAAACAATTGAGGAGTCTTGTGGTCAAGATTCTGTGATTTCGGGATATCTGCAGTACTATCCTGAAATTCCTCTTGGAATGGGAGTTGAGATTCATGCTCTGACCCAGCCTAGTCTTGGATTTGTAACAGATTTGAAAATGGTGGTGAGTAGACTCTCCATAGTGGCCAACTATGCTACAAGTGCAATTGGTGAACAGATTTGA